In Armatimonadota bacterium, the genomic stretch TTCCGAAATGGAATCGTGAACCGAAAATATGAGAGATGACGGATCGACCATCGAAGGCGCATATTCTTGGTGCGTTGAGCCAAGCCCTGGACTTAGTCGAAGGTCAGCCCGAAGGTCACGCGCTTCGGACCGCAAAACTCGCGCTTCGGATTGCAAGTGAGTTGAAACTCTGCGAAACCGACAAGGAGGACCTCTACTTCGCGGCGGTGCTCAAGGATTCCGGCTGCTCCAACAACGCCGTCCGCATCCAAAAGATGTTTGGCGGCGATGAGTTTCTTGCTAAGCAAAAAGTAAAGTTGGTCGACTGGACTTCCAATATCGAGTCCATCAAGTTTGCGATTGCGCAGACGGAAGCCGGGAATACCGTCGGAGCAAAGCTGCGTCGACTGGCTCAAAATCTGGGACATCCGACCAAAGTGATGGATGAAGTGACAGAGGCAAGATGCACCCGCGGCGCAATGATTGCGAAAATGCTGGGGCTAAACTCCGAAGTCGCCGCCGCGATCCAGGCTCTGGATGAACACTGGGACGGCCACGGGTCGCCCTATAAGCTCGAAGGGAAGAGCATCCCGTTGCTCGCACGCATCCTTTGCTTTTGCCAAACCTTCGAAGTTTTCTTTCAGAGTTTCGGACTCAACGCCGCGTATGAGATGGCGGCGGAACGGAACCAAAAGTGGTTCGACCCCGAAGTGGTTCGCGCCTGCCGTGCAATTTCGACCGACCTAAGATTCTGGAGTTCTTTTGATGATCTGGGCGAGCTTCAGAGTCAAGTTGCCGAATACCAAGAAGCGGCGATTGACGCCGATATCGACGGGATCGCCGAAGCGTTTGCTCTCATCATCGACGCCAAATCCAGCTTTACCGCCGAGCATAGCACTCGAGTAGCTCGCTACGCCGTCCAACTCGGACGCCACATGGATCTTTCGCCCGAGACGGTCAAGCTGCTGCATCGCGCTGGGCTACTCCACGACATCGGGAAGCTGGGAATTTCAACCGCGATTCTCGAGAAGCCAGGAAAACTTGAACCGGAAGAGTTCGATCAGATCAAGCTTCACCCTAAGTACAGCGACCTGATCTTACGCCGGATTCCTACGTTTGAGGCGATTGCCGACTTAGCTTCCACTCACCACGAACGGATCGATGGAAAGGGATATTGGCGCGGACTCGGTGCCGAACAGCTCAGCCTAGCCTCGCGGATCATGACGGTCAGCGATGTCTTCGACGCCCTCAGCGCAAACCGTCCCTACCGGGAAGCCCTTCCCCTCGAGACGATCTTCCGAATCATGGATCGCGATGCAGGGACCGCTTTTGATCCGGATTGCATCGCTTCTTTGAAAGAAATCTATGCCGGGTATGAAACGTCGTTGCCGATCGCCGCTTAATGGGGCAAGGGAACCTCTCGGAAGGAGATTCTCGTATCGTTTTGGAAATGAAGTACTTGCTAGCGTTTGCCCCCCTGCTCATCAGCGCGATCTCTCAGGCCGAGACCGTTTCAGGGACGCTGGTTGAAATCTCTAAGACAGATGTGACAGTAAATATCGGTGGCAAAAGCCGCATTTTCAGGTTCACGAATGCAACCCAAATCCTGGACACCCAGGGCAACCCGGCAAGCCTCAAGAACCTAACAAGAATCGGCTTCTATGGGTCCAAGAATCTGAAAGCACTGACTACCGTAGTCGATTACGATGGGACAACCGTCAAGCGCGTACGGCTGCCCCTGCAAATTGTCAAGACCATCCGAAAAGCTGATGTTTCCGCGCTCAACCCAAAGAGCCTCGTCGGGCGCGACCTCTCGAAAGAAGCACTTTCGATGACCGATGGGACGAAGTTTTCGATCGCGGCGAATCGTGGAAAGGTGATTCTCCTCGACTTCTGGGCCACCTGGTGCGGACCGTGCCTCGCCGCGAGTCCGTCGATTGCCAGCCTCGCGAAGGAGTTCCGAGAAGTTCGTGTCATTGGCGCGAACTGCTCGTTTGCCAAGGGAGACACCCGGGCCAAAGCCCAATCGGTCGGTGGAAAACACGGGTACCCAATCGCCTACAATGCCGATGCGTTAGCGAAGAGTCTTGGTGCGACTTCGATTCCGTTGTTCGTAGTCATTGGAAAAGATGGAAAGATATGCGGAGCCATCACGGGGTTTAGTGGAGATTCCACTAAGGAGCAAATTAGGCGGCTCATTCGACAATCGTTAGTGAAATGAATGTCCAGGGCAAGTTCCAGCGGGTAACGTTTTCCCCAGATGATCGAGGCGACCGGACTGACGAAGGCTTTTGGCACCAATGTCGCTCTCGACGCGTTTGATATCACTATCCAAGCCGGTGAGATCATCGGTGTCATTGGGGAAAACGGGGCCGGAAAGAGCACTTTCATGAAGCTCCTCAGTGGAGTTCACCGGCCCTCCGGAGGCTCAATATCGATCCACAACGAGATCCAAACGTTTGCCACCCCAAGGGAAGCGATCGCCAAAGGGATCGCGATGGTTCACCAAGAACTCAACCTCATCCCCACACTGAGTGTCGCCGATAACATTTTTTTGGGCCGAGAAAAAGGAAGTGTTACGGTCAACCGAAAGGACACGGACTCAGAAGCCGCCGAGCTCCTGAAGCTAGTCGGTGCAAGTTTCGGCCCCGAAACCCTCTGCGGCGATCTCTCTGTCGCCCAACAGCAACTCGTCGAAATCGCAAAAGCGATCAGCCAGAAGCCTAAGCTCATCATCTTTGACGAACCCACGGCCGTTCTCGGTGAACAAGAATCACTCGAGCTTTTTGCCCTAATTCGTGGACTCAAAGACCAAGGCGTCGCCGTACTCTACGTCTCACACCGGCTTCCCGAAATCCTTTCGCTCACCGACCGGCTCGTGGTGCTCAGGGATGGAGTCAAAGTCGGGGAGTACCAGACCCAAGGCCAGACGGAGAGTTCACTAGCCGACTTGATGGTCGGGCGTCCGCTGGCGGACATCTTCCCTTCGGGGACCCCAGACGTTTCGCCTGAGATCGCTCTCGAAATTCAAAACCTCTCCTCCTTACCGCTTGTCAAAGACATCTCCCTCACCCTGCATCGAGGCGAAATCTTAGGCATTGCTGGTCTCATTGGCTCCGGGCGAACCGAGTTTGCCGAGGCATTAGTCGGCCTTCGACCGGGTGCTGTGGAGCACATTGGTCCAATTAGGCCGATCAAGAGTTACCAAGAAGCGATCTCCCAAGGCATTGTCTACATCTCTGAAGATCGAAAAGGCAAGAGCCTGGTCACCACGATGTCCATCCGTGACAACATTTGTCTGGCTGCTCTCCGTGTCCTGAAAGGCAAATTGATTCAGCAAGAAACCACGAAGACTTGGATCGAAAAGCTCGGCATCAAAGTCGCGGACATGGAACTCCCGATGACCAGCCTGAGCGGCGGAAACCAGCAGAAGTGCGCCATCGCGAAGTGGCTAGCGGTGAACCCAAAGATTCTCATCCTCGACGAACCCACACGAGGGGTTGATGTCGGAGCAAAGGCGGAAATCTACTCGCTGATCGCCAAGCTCGCCCAGGAAGGAATGTCTTGCATCGTGATTTCATCCGAAATGCCTGAAATCATTGGCCTCTGTCACCGCGCGCTCGTTTTCCGAGACGGGCGAGTTGAAGGCGAACTTCAACAAAACGAACTCACCGAAGCCAACATTATGCGACTAGCCGCCGGAATAAAGGAAGGAGTAAAGGCCGCTTGAAATTTCTCAAAAACAACCAAGCCCTCGTCGCGCTGGCGGCAATGTATATCATCTATGTGCTCATTGATGTGATCTTCTGGAAGAAAGGCGTTGCCACCGATCCCCAGAACCTGCGAAACATCCTAAGCCAAAACTCGTACACGGGCATCATCGCTGTCGGCATGACGCTGGTCATCATCGGCGGCGGAATCGACCTCTCGGTCGGTTCTTTGATGGGCCTCCTCGGGGTCTTGAGTATTCTCGCGCTGAACAAGCCCGCCGATGATCCAGCGAAGACGATAGCCGCGATTGTCGTCGGCATCGGGGCCGGCGCCCTCATCGGATTCGCCAACGGAGTCATCATCACGTGGGGCAAAATCGCTCCATTTGTCGCGACTCTTGCCGGTCTAGTAGGCTTCCGCAGTCTCGCTCTTGCGCTGACGGATGCGCGCTCGCTTACGGCAAGTAGCAAGGATCTCTACCCAGGTCTGGCCCAAGGCGGCATCCCTATTCCTGGAGCAGTTGATGCCGCAGGACGACCACTGCTGGCTCACTGGCCAATATTCATCTTCCTGATTATCGCGGCGATTAGCTCTTGGATTTTGAACCGAAGCGTTTATGGACGAAGGCTGATTGCAGTGGGAGCAAACGAGACCGCCGCCATCTATTCAGGCATCCGTTCTAATCAGATCAAGGTGGTTGCCTATACGATTCTCGGCATCTGCACCGGAATCGCTGCCGTCCTCCAAGGCTCCCGACTCACTGGCGCCGACCCCGCATCCCTCGGCCAAATCGTCGAACTCGACGCCATCGCCGCCGTTGTGATAGGCGGAACAAGCCTCAATGGCGGAAAGGGACAAATCTGGTCCACCGTCATTGGCGTATTGATTTTAGGACTCATCAGCAATATTCTTGTTATAAGCAGCATCAATCCTAACTGGCAGGGCTGTGTGAAAGGTGTTATCATTCTTCTTGCAGTTCTGATTCAACGCGGACAGAAATCAACCTCATGAAATCACGAAACCTACTCAAATTCGGCCTCATCGCCGCCGCCGCTCTGATGGTCTTCGGATGCGGATCGGGCAATGCCGCTTCTGGCGACACCTCCTCCGCTTCCACCGCTCCGGCTCCGACGGCAGAAGGTAAGAAGCTCAAGATTGGCGTCTCGATCCCATCTGCCGACCACGGCTGGACGGGCGGCGTCAAGTACTGGGCTGAGCAGGAGATGAAGAAGCATCCTGAAATCGAGTGGGTGTACCAAACCGCCGACAACCCGGCCAAGCAGAACGAAAGCCTCGACGCGATGCTCGCGCAAAAGATTGACGGTCTTGTCATCCTTGCCCACGCCAGCGAACCGCTGACGCCGAAGGCGAAGGAGCTTCACGATGCAGGGGTCTTCATCGTTAACGTTGATCGCGGTTTCACCGAGCCGATCGCCGATATTTTTCTTGCTGGAGACAACAAGGCATTCGGTCGAATTTCCGCCGAGTTCATCGCCAAGCAGCTCAACGGTAAGGGCAATGTGCTCGTTCTGGAAGGCGTTGCTTGCAACGTCAACACCGACCGCGTTGAAGCCGCCAAAGAAGTTTGGGCAAAGAATCCTGGGATCAAGGTTCTCGACAGCCAACAAGCCGACTGGAACCAACAAAAAGCGTTTGAAAAGATGCAGACCATGCTCGTCAAGCACAAAGAAGTCAACGCGATCTGGGCGGCTGACGACGACATGGCTCTCGGTGCCGAAAAGGCCCTCAAGGAAGCTGGACGAGACAAGAATATTTTCATTCTCGGCGGCGCTGGTATGAAGGATATCGTCAAGCGAGTGATGGACGGAGACCCAATGTTCCCTGGCGATGTGACCTACCCTCCCAGCATGATTGCAAAGGGAATCGAGCTTGCGGTTAAGACGATGACCGGCAAGACTAAAGAAGAGCTTAAGGCTTGGAAATCAACCAACGAATCCGTTCCTATCGAGCTGATCGAAAAAGCGAACGCCAAGAACTTTTACTTCCCTGATTCAATCTATTAAGACTGATCCACACTTGTCCCCTGCAGAACTCTGTTCAGCAGGGGACTCTATCTTTGAGCCGACGTAATTCGGTTTCTTAACACGCTAAAAATGTTAAAGCCGACAGCGATTCTTGTTCTTATCTCTTCTGTTTCGATCTGTTTCGCTCAGGATGACCTTTCCAAGCAGCGGCAAGCGCTCGAGAAGCAATTGCTGGACTACACTTTAGCCTCGAATAGCACGGAAGCAACCTTTGCCGACGAGATTGCAGAACTCAAAAGGCAGATTGAAGCTCTCAACAAGAAGCTGAACGCACCAAACCTTGAGCAAACGAACCATGGGTGGTTTAGTGGCTTCCTACATACGCAGTTCACGAGTATCCAGAGCAACGGCAATACGACTGCAGACTTCAGAAATCGGCGAACTCGTCTGATTTACAACCACATTGGCGATAGCCGTACGCTGGGGCGCTTTAGCGTCGAGTTCAATACGGGCGTTAACCAAACATCAGCCCAAGTCCGCGAC encodes the following:
- a CDS encoding HD domain-containing phosphohydrolase, which gives rise to MTDRPSKAHILGALSQALDLVEGQPEGHALRTAKLALRIASELKLCETDKEDLYFAAVLKDSGCSNNAVRIQKMFGGDEFLAKQKVKLVDWTSNIESIKFAIAQTEAGNTVGAKLRRLAQNLGHPTKVMDEVTEARCTRGAMIAKMLGLNSEVAAAIQALDEHWDGHGSPYKLEGKSIPLLARILCFCQTFEVFFQSFGLNAAYEMAAERNQKWFDPEVVRACRAISTDLRFWSSFDDLGELQSQVAEYQEAAIDADIDGIAEAFALIIDAKSSFTAEHSTRVARYAVQLGRHMDLSPETVKLLHRAGLLHDIGKLGISTAILEKPGKLEPEEFDQIKLHPKYSDLILRRIPTFEAIADLASTHHERIDGKGYWRGLGAEQLSLASRIMTVSDVFDALSANRPYREALPLETIFRIMDRDAGTAFDPDCIASLKEIYAGYETSLPIAA
- a CDS encoding TlpA disulfide reductase family protein produces the protein MKYLLAFAPLLISAISQAETVSGTLVEISKTDVTVNIGGKSRIFRFTNATQILDTQGNPASLKNLTRIGFYGSKNLKALTTVVDYDGTTVKRVRLPLQIVKTIRKADVSALNPKSLVGRDLSKEALSMTDGTKFSIAANRGKVILLDFWATWCGPCLAASPSIASLAKEFREVRVIGANCSFAKGDTRAKAQSVGGKHGYPIAYNADALAKSLGATSIPLFVVIGKDGKICGAITGFSGDSTKEQIRRLIRQSLVK
- a CDS encoding sugar ABC transporter ATP-binding protein; amino-acid sequence: MIEATGLTKAFGTNVALDAFDITIQAGEIIGVIGENGAGKSTFMKLLSGVHRPSGGSISIHNEIQTFATPREAIAKGIAMVHQELNLIPTLSVADNIFLGREKGSVTVNRKDTDSEAAELLKLVGASFGPETLCGDLSVAQQQLVEIAKAISQKPKLIIFDEPTAVLGEQESLELFALIRGLKDQGVAVLYVSHRLPEILSLTDRLVVLRDGVKVGEYQTQGQTESSLADLMVGRPLADIFPSGTPDVSPEIALEIQNLSSLPLVKDISLTLHRGEILGIAGLIGSGRTEFAEALVGLRPGAVEHIGPIRPIKSYQEAISQGIVYISEDRKGKSLVTTMSIRDNICLAALRVLKGKLIQQETTKTWIEKLGIKVADMELPMTSLSGGNQQKCAIAKWLAVNPKILILDEPTRGVDVGAKAEIYSLIAKLAQEGMSCIVISSEMPEIIGLCHRALVFRDGRVEGELQQNELTEANIMRLAAGIKEGVKAA
- a CDS encoding ABC transporter permease, with protein sequence MKFLKNNQALVALAAMYIIYVLIDVIFWKKGVATDPQNLRNILSQNSYTGIIAVGMTLVIIGGGIDLSVGSLMGLLGVLSILALNKPADDPAKTIAAIVVGIGAGALIGFANGVIITWGKIAPFVATLAGLVGFRSLALALTDARSLTASSKDLYPGLAQGGIPIPGAVDAAGRPLLAHWPIFIFLIIAAISSWILNRSVYGRRLIAVGANETAAIYSGIRSNQIKVVAYTILGICTGIAAVLQGSRLTGADPASLGQIVELDAIAAVVIGGTSLNGGKGQIWSTVIGVLILGLISNILVISSINPNWQGCVKGVIILLAVLIQRGQKSTS
- a CDS encoding ABC transporter substrate-binding protein, producing the protein MKSRNLLKFGLIAAAALMVFGCGSGNAASGDTSSASTAPAPTAEGKKLKIGVSIPSADHGWTGGVKYWAEQEMKKHPEIEWVYQTADNPAKQNESLDAMLAQKIDGLVILAHASEPLTPKAKELHDAGVFIVNVDRGFTEPIADIFLAGDNKAFGRISAEFIAKQLNGKGNVLVLEGVACNVNTDRVEAAKEVWAKNPGIKVLDSQQADWNQQKAFEKMQTMLVKHKEVNAIWAADDDMALGAEKALKEAGRDKNIFILGGAGMKDIVKRVMDGDPMFPGDVTYPPSMIAKGIELAVKTMTGKTKEELKAWKSTNESVPIELIEKANAKNFYFPDSIY